One part of the Paraglaciecola sp. L3A3 genome encodes these proteins:
- a CDS encoding carbohydrate kinase — MNSLFINDKLPSEITINCFGEVLWDNFASGKRLGGAPLNVCLRLNSLGIKAQMLSAIGDDPLGHELLEIIQQRQMNTDFIAVNPDKKTSTVEVTLDNSGSASYEIVADTAWDNIVLTPALIEQVKASDIFVFGSLVGRQETSLNTLKALIEVAQFKVFDVNLRKPHYHLETLIELMKTADFIKLNDDELYEIAHAMGSKFNSLEQNLEFIAEQTNTPYLCVTKGSHGALLKINDKNYYNSGYLIKVLDTVGAGDAFLGSLIYQLCNTTNAQYAVNFACAVGAMVAQNHGATPELSINDIEAFINPV, encoded by the coding sequence ATGAACAGCTTATTCATTAACGACAAACTACCTAGCGAAATCACAATCAATTGTTTTGGTGAAGTGTTATGGGACAATTTCGCCAGTGGTAAACGCTTAGGCGGTGCCCCACTGAACGTTTGTCTGCGTTTAAATTCATTGGGTATAAAAGCACAAATGTTAAGTGCTATAGGCGATGATCCTTTAGGACACGAATTGTTAGAGATCATTCAACAAAGGCAAATGAATACCGATTTTATCGCGGTGAATCCTGACAAAAAAACCAGCACAGTAGAAGTGACACTAGATAATAGTGGCTCAGCCTCCTACGAAATAGTGGCGGATACGGCTTGGGATAATATAGTGTTAACTCCAGCCCTTATTGAACAAGTAAAAGCTTCAGATATTTTTGTATTTGGTAGTTTAGTCGGCCGCCAAGAAACATCATTAAATACCTTAAAAGCATTAATTGAAGTGGCACAATTTAAAGTGTTTGATGTGAACTTACGTAAACCTCATTACCATCTTGAAACTTTAATAGAGCTGATGAAAACAGCCGATTTTATTAAACTGAATGACGATGAATTATATGAAATAGCCCATGCTATGGGTTCTAAATTTAATTCATTAGAGCAGAATCTTGAGTTTATTGCCGAGCAAACTAACACCCCTTACCTATGTGTTACTAAAGGCTCTCATGGTGCTTTATTAAAAATTAATGACAAAAATTATTACAACTCAGGTTACTTAATAAAGGTACTCGATACAGTTGGTGCGGGGGACGCATTTTTAGGCTCATTAATCTATCAATTGTGTAATACCACTAACGCCCAGTACGCAGTTAACTTTGCCTGTGCAGTCGGCGCTATGGTGGCACAGAATCATGGGGCCACTCCAGAATTATCAATAAATGATATAGAAGCCTTTATCAACCCAGTATAA
- a CDS encoding mannitol dehydrogenase family protein: MTNNQLNQSRLANLPSHIDIPAYDRSQLKAGIVHIGVGGFHRAHQAMYINELLKTPGSEQWAICGVGLLENNRGLRDILVKQDYLYSLVVRHPNGQIDNKVIGSMIDFIFAPDNKQAVIDKLAHVDTKVVSLTITEGGYNLNPITGDLDVKNPDIIHDIANPNTPITAFGYIAAALKIRKDNNMQAFTVQSCDNIQHNGAVTRKMLLSFTAQQDKELSQWIEQHVAFPNAMVDRITPVTTKADIDYVTQTFGLQDEWPITCESFAQWVIEDNFSDGRPNWDLAGAQFVSDVTPFEKMKIRLLNAGHSVLGLLGSIHGYATIDETVSDKDFAQYLRAFMDLEVTPMLDQLDGIDLNEYKDTLIERFANPNIKDSLARICSESSAKLPKFLVATIHENLAAGNDCSLATLVIATWCLYSDKQVSQARQALDIQDAMHNELTEYAQKTATDKLAFLKLDSLFGDLIEQPAFSQNYSKAIDALYAPSSNIKQIMQNTLEQKHNTVTAETN, from the coding sequence ATGACTAATAATCAATTAAATCAATCAAGACTAGCTAATTTACCTAGCCATATTGATATTCCAGCTTACGATCGTAGCCAACTTAAGGCAGGGATTGTACACATAGGTGTGGGCGGGTTTCACCGTGCACACCAAGCTATGTATATTAACGAGTTGTTAAAGACACCCGGTTCTGAACAGTGGGCGATTTGTGGTGTAGGGCTATTAGAAAATAACCGTGGCTTACGAGATATTCTAGTCAAACAAGATTATTTGTATTCTTTAGTGGTACGTCATCCTAATGGGCAAATCGATAATAAAGTGATTGGTTCTATGATCGACTTTATTTTTGCCCCGGATAACAAACAAGCGGTTATTGACAAATTAGCCCATGTCGACACTAAAGTTGTATCTTTAACCATCACTGAAGGTGGTTACAACTTAAACCCTATCACAGGTGATTTGGATGTAAAAAATCCAGATATAATCCATGATATTGCTAACCCTAATACACCTATTACCGCTTTTGGCTATATTGCGGCGGCATTAAAAATTCGTAAAGATAATAATATGCAAGCTTTTACCGTGCAGTCTTGTGACAATATCCAACACAATGGTGCCGTCACCCGTAAAATGCTTTTAAGCTTTACCGCCCAACAAGATAAAGAGTTGAGTCAATGGATTGAGCAACATGTCGCATTTCCTAATGCTATGGTTGATCGTATCACTCCAGTGACCACCAAAGCAGATATTGATTACGTTACCCAAACCTTTGGTCTACAAGACGAATGGCCAATCACTTGTGAGTCTTTTGCCCAATGGGTTATCGAAGACAATTTTAGTGACGGACGCCCTAACTGGGACTTAGCAGGGGCACAATTTGTCAGCGATGTGACGCCTTTTGAAAAAATGAAAATTAGATTATTGAATGCTGGGCATTCGGTATTAGGTCTATTAGGCTCAATTCATGGTTATGCCACCATAGATGAAACAGTATCAGATAAAGACTTTGCCCAATACCTTCGTGCATTTATGGATTTAGAAGTCACACCTATGTTAGATCAATTAGACGGCATAGATTTAAATGAGTATAAAGACACTCTAATCGAGCGTTTTGCTAACCCTAATATTAAAGATAGTTTGGCGCGAATTTGTTCTGAAAGCTCGGCCAAATTACCTAAATTTTTAGTCGCCACCATTCACGAAAATTTAGCCGCAGGTAATGATTGCTCATTGGCTACATTAGTCATAGCCACTTGGTGTTTGTATAGCGACAAACAAGTTAGCCAAGCTCGACAAGCATTAGACATTCAAGATGCCATGCACAATGAGCTTACTGAATACGCGCAAAAAACAGCAACAGACAAACTAGCCTTTTTAAAACTAGACAGTTTGTTTGGTGATTTAATTGAGCAGCCTGCATTTAGCCAAAACTATAGCAAGGCAATTGATGCCCTTTATGCACCAAGCAGCAATATTAAACAGATAATGCAAAATACCCTTGAGCAAAAACACAACACAGTGACTGCGGAGACAAACTAA
- a CDS encoding cytosine permease, with the protein MTKTQRDNAFSQINEEQMPVAKNKLHGWKHFAGLYAGEHVAATEFVIGATFVALGAATMDIILGLLIGNLLAMCSWWLLTAPIAVETRLSLYNYLNKIAGNSMTKLYNWANVVIFSVISAAMITVSSTAVRFLFDIPAQLSWYPNSFWFVAIVLAVGSIVVFVAMYGFSTVADFSKICAPWLFVIFIAGSFTLFPALSNHVLGVTTLGGWTDFVTIGDSSIWTGFTSDGEKGIGLFEVIGFAWAANSITHFGLIDMAIFRFAKRKSYGLFSGVGMFFGHYLAWISAGIMGAGAAVLLKTSITQLDPGDVAYHALGLTGFVIIIIAGWTTANANLYRAGLAAQSIFVNQSREKTTAIVGIVTVIIACFPFVFTQMLPLLTYAGLLVVPVGGIVFAEHVLFPKIGLTRYWAKYQNISRSIPAIATWALALIFGFGLNVLDVMSFYYLFIPTWIFSIVVYTVLAKKYGADKDYSKEVAAEALEQQHIETYQAEQASNQKAFIIDKSRFSKLLNAISTISLLIITAFASQVMFFSETMDIYDVNKAQFELYCFICTIIYFASAYMSLKRQKALNN; encoded by the coding sequence ATGACCAAAACTCAAAGAGACAACGCATTTAGTCAAATAAATGAAGAGCAAATGCCTGTCGCAAAAAATAAGTTACATGGATGGAAACACTTCGCAGGTTTATATGCTGGTGAACATGTAGCGGCAACTGAATTTGTTATCGGTGCAACCTTTGTCGCTTTGGGTGCGGCAACCATGGATATTATCTTAGGATTGTTAATCGGTAATTTATTAGCCATGTGTTCTTGGTGGTTACTTACCGCCCCTATCGCAGTCGAAACTCGGTTAAGTTTATATAATTACCTCAATAAAATTGCCGGTAATTCAATGACCAAATTGTATAACTGGGCCAATGTGGTGATATTTTCGGTGATCTCCGCTGCTATGATTACCGTGTCTTCCACTGCTGTGAGATTTCTATTTGATATTCCCGCGCAACTGAGTTGGTATCCCAATAGCTTTTGGTTTGTCGCCATAGTACTAGCCGTTGGCTCTATAGTAGTGTTTGTGGCTATGTATGGTTTTTCAACCGTAGCTGATTTTTCTAAAATATGTGCCCCTTGGTTATTTGTTATATTTATTGCTGGCTCATTTACTTTATTTCCCGCTTTATCTAACCATGTTTTAGGGGTAACCACTCTTGGCGGTTGGACAGATTTTGTCACCATAGGAGACAGTTCCATTTGGACAGGCTTTACTAGTGATGGCGAAAAAGGTATTGGTTTATTCGAAGTCATTGGCTTTGCTTGGGCTGCCAATTCAATTACCCATTTTGGCTTAATCGACATGGCGATATTTCGTTTTGCAAAACGTAAAAGTTATGGCTTGTTTTCAGGTGTAGGTATGTTTTTTGGTCATTACCTAGCATGGATCTCAGCAGGTATCATGGGTGCAGGTGCAGCAGTCTTACTTAAAACCTCGATCACTCAATTAGATCCAGGTGATGTGGCCTACCATGCATTAGGTTTAACAGGTTTTGTGATTATTATTATCGCCGGTTGGACAACGGCAAACGCTAACTTATACCGCGCAGGTCTTGCGGCTCAGTCTATCTTTGTCAACCAATCACGTGAAAAAACAACAGCAATAGTCGGTATAGTTACGGTAATTATTGCTTGTTTTCCATTTGTATTTACTCAAATGTTACCTTTACTTACCTATGCAGGGTTATTAGTTGTACCCGTTGGCGGTATTGTTTTTGCTGAGCATGTTTTGTTTCCAAAAATTGGTTTGACCCGCTATTGGGCTAAATACCAAAACATATCTCGCAGTATTCCAGCCATTGCCACTTGGGCACTAGCTTTAATATTCGGTTTTGGCTTAAATGTATTAGATGTGATGTCTTTTTATTACTTGTTTATTCCGACTTGGATATTCAGCATTGTGGTCTATACGGTATTGGCTAAAAAATATGGTGCCGATAAAGACTACAGCAAAGAAGTCGCAGCTGAAGCACTTGAACAGCAACACATTGAGACTTACCAAGCAGAACAAGCCAGTAACCAAAAAGCATTTATTATAGATAAAAGCCGATTCAGCAAATTGTTAAATGCTATTTCAACTATTTCACTATTAATTATTACAGCCTTTGCCTCGCAGGTGATGTTCTTTAGCGAAACAATGGATATCTATGACGTGAATAAAGCCCAATTTGAGCTGTACTGTTTCATTTGCACCATCATATATTTTGCCAGTGCTTATATGTCACTTAAGCGTCAAAAAGCACTGAATAACTAA